The genomic stretch aGAGGGCTGTCTGTCCTGCTGGAGAATTTGTTTTGCTTGGTTTTTCGTTTTTATAAACtaaaacaattaaattaaactgtCTGCAAAAGCACCAAGAGAGCACGCCACTGCAGAAGGTAGAACGATTGGGCTGGCCCTGCTGAGAATAAGGGGGCCATCTTCCAACAGAGGTGAGTCACCTGTGGAAATGGAGGTTGCTGTCCTGTGCCAatttgttttcctttcctttgaTTCTCTTTTTCCATTAGGCCAACAGCACGTTAGGATATTCTTTCCTATGGTAGGAAATTCTCTCATTGAGTATAGTCAGGCCCATTGCAGTTAGGCCTGTAATGTTTCTGATTTTAGTCTGTTAGTCTATTTGtcattcttgttatttattattatatatatctgGTTATCTGCCttccattacagttcattgcatttgtcttcccctgttatgtctgtgtctgtaagtttCTGAGCCCTAgccactcccctgtctgcacgctgcactattcgggtggtttttATGGGTTTCAATGATTCCTTCTCAGCCTCGCCTTTTCTTactttttcttgctttttgcGCAAGTTCATGTTATAGATAGCACTAATTtactaataacaactaacatatATATTGTACATGACTAATTATATTAACGCAAACACTGTCTGTCTACCTAATTAACtgacagtcactagttttgggtaaattagatttaatcacgtaaactaacatactaacaatatctccagtttcgattctgctctgtaactccgcctctctgttctatcaccAGTTATTTGCTTtgattcagcaaagtgttcgcacctgcctcCTGCTATCACTACTCTTAACTCTGTGCagttgtctactccctaatccagagccgtttgtattacatgtgtgtctgtgtatccagtccgcgtttttgtttccccccttGTAATTGTATTACTACCCATTcatgttcctcacctgttgttTATTCGTATAGAcctcctcactcccatgccatGCCTAGTATGTCACTTCCCTTCATGTATTTAAATCCCAGTCTCTGCTAGAaactttgtcagaacgttgatcaatgTTTAGAGCCTAATTCCTTGTACGCCTGTTTATTTGAGATAgctgaaagacacccctttgcctgtatttttttagtttgccTGGCCCCTTTGATTATTTGATTTTTGACATTCATTTTCGTCAACTTTGTGTTTGCCTAGCCCTTTCGTACCTCAGATCTCTAATTTCCTGGTTTGCCACTTTTCTTTTTGCATCTCAATTTGGCACCTTGTCTTGTGATCTCTTGGCTACTGACTTGGACTGAATAGACAACGTTTTTGGATACTCcttggtctgcttttgggtctCCGGGATGATACGTAACAAGGTCAGCATAATATAGGCTCAATTTTCCAGCTAAAGAGGGAATTCCTAACAATgagctacagcaggagaaggcCACAGTGGGTTTCACTCCTGTCAgttaagaacaggaagatgaggctatATGTgggtgggcacaggctcaccaaaatgGGACAGTAAAGAAATACAGCCAGTTCCTGACACTTTCCTTACAGAAATCCCGTATCAGCCAATAGGAAACAGGTACTGGTACCCAGGTGTGAATTTTTCCCTCTCAACCAATTGAATATTCACCAACTGAATGACTGACATCCGTACATTTGCACAAAATTATGTCAGTGTTGGTTGATCCAATCAGGGAACTCTGTGATATGGGACAGACATAACATGTAACCACAGAAACCAATATGGTGACCTGTGTACTTCACCTCTCAATTTccccatagattataatggagAAGCGTGTACCAAACCAAGGGATTTACAATACTATTTCCCACCCAGTTATATTCATAGCATTGGCAAAGATGAGGCTTCAAGCaattcaaaaatatattcaaattgcTCTGCcattgaaatgttttaattacGCCATTATTCCTGGCCAATGGCTTGTGTACATATTTATATGTAGTTATTAGTTATACGTAGGGTCACATTTTAAGTATGTGTGTAAGATGTAACTTAATAATGATTTACATTACAACTAGGATTAGTTCTTGCTTATTCGCAGCTGGTACAGCCAGCCCCAGGCCttgcagagcatcaccagggaagacacCCAGCGTCTCAGGATGTCTGTGTAGCAtgcttcaggcagtcattgaatgcaaaggatttgcaaccaagtatcaCAAATTtaagattatgttaatttgactaattattttgtaattcctacacggatcagcCAATATGTAATGTTGGATGTAAATATGctgaaatgaaagctgacagtctgctcATTATTCTCATATTCGTTGTTTCATTTCCTCCTCCCAGTCCAAtagaacagagccaaaacaaaataaattatgtcactgtccaaatacttacggactacaCTGTGAGTGCAttcgcatgtgtgtatgtcttcaGAGACACCATGGTTATCCACATTAATGAAAAGGTGAATTTCCCTGGAAGATAAATTGATTGTACTTCAGGGTAAATCTCTTTAGAAATCTTTATTTTCAAAGCTCATTTATACATtgcattttttgaaataatTCCAAGCTCTTACGactctgctctcctcctccagctgacATTAAAAGGTCAACTTGACATGGTTAAATatagggagagagcagaaatgAAATGTCTATTTTAATAATCGTTATTTTTAAACGTCAATATTTTATTGCATAATGAAGTACAAATGTCTGTGCAGTCTTTGTTACGAAAAGAGAACAAACAGTTAATGACATTTAGTTTTCTGTATGCAGTTGTGCGTTCACCTACTCATTTAAtctcatttaacattttacctCACTTCTTTCACTTTTCACAGAACATGCTGAATATGTGTTCTCTAAGAAACCATATGAAAATTGTGTACCAATTTTCTTCTGAGAATTTGTCTGTTCTTTAAATGATGGGGCTATTATTAATTTGATTGAGAATTAGTTCACATAGTTTTGAAAATGATCTTCCCATCAAAATATCATTATATTCTAGTATCTCCTACTGAGAAGACAACATGTCAAAATTAATCTATTTGAAATCtgttttcattatatgaatatattcataAGCACATGTTTACAGAGCATTTTATTCTTAGTAACtgtaagaaaacaacaaaatgcaGTTGTCCCTAATTATTGTATAtgtaacatacactcagtgagcactttattaggtagacctgtacactagcttgttaatatttaatattatattcaaatatttaatcagccaaagatgtggcagcaactaaacgcataaaagaatgcagacatggtcaagagattcagctgtttttcagaccaaatgccagaatggggaagaaatgtgatctaagtgactttgatcgtggaatgatttttggtgccagacagggtggtttgagtatctcagaaactgctgatctcctgggacattctctagagttagcagagaatggttcgaaaaactaaaaacatcctgtgagcagatgttctgcgggcagaaatgtgttgttattgagagaggtcagaggagaagggccagattggttgaagctgacaggaaggtgacggtaacgcaaaaaaaccacacattacaacaatggtaggcagaagagcatctctgaatacacaatgcacCAAACCTGTAAATGGTTAGGCTAAGTCTAAAAATAGgtccaataaatacctcataaagtgctcactgagtgtattattatatattttacattgatTCTGAGATAAATCCTTTATAGTGCCATCTAGGGGCAATGCTATTTTACTGCAGAACATCAAGCGTCCTAATTTTATAATTGAGCCCTGGTTGCATATATTAATCTCTGTTCAAGCTATCGATGTATGTCATTGAGCTCATGTTTCATCTCAAGGATTGTCTCTATTTGGAAGGCAGTTTCCTGCTGGGCTGTTCCGGCTATAATTGCTGCCTTGGCGTATTTACCCTCTAAGcctccaattacttttgattttgatttatttttcagtttgccAGAAAGCTTGAAACTGGCAGtgactgtgattttttttcttcatgaagaACATGTTTCAATTGACTCTTTATTAAGCAGAATAGATGTTTTGAGCTTTGTGCTATTAATCATAAAAAACTATGCtttaagttaaatgtttgcatttgctgaaagcctcaaaagacaggaaattaaattgatcccTAACCTTTATGGAGAGccctaacatcagcctgctctccatcaaggtatcagcacagatctctgacaacatgctacagccatgtataatgtatactgtatgtcaaagAACATGTGCTCACGACTGGGAAGATTGTTTTAAATTCAAACCACTCAAAGTATTCATAATCAGAGTAGTCCACCGTAAATTGTcttggcaattttgcatataAAGTTAGAGGCATATACTTATTTtacacttttctaaagcatgctttatttctaACATGTCCAATGTGACCACATATCTTCTATCACTCTTTCAAAGCTTGCCCACAAACTGTCAGTACGTAGCATACAATTTTTTAACTTgtgtgattaattgatagatcctgcaataaagtgtatattgtagagtatagagtgtatattgctatgatctcattcataaacactcactgagcactttattaggaacactaatgctaggtagggcctccctttgctctcaaaacagcctcaattctttgtggcatggctTCCAtaagatgttgaaaatattcctttgaaattctgttccatgttgacatgatttcATCATGCAATTTCTTCAGATATTTCAGCTACACATtgatgctgtgaatctcccgttctaccacatcccaaaggtgctctactggattcagatccggtgacggggaaggccactgaataacatgtcatgttcatgaaaccagattgagacaacttttgctttgtgatatggtgcattatcatgctggaagtagccattagataTTGagggtgagatattgaggttcaaagcTCATGTATTATATGCTATTTATAATGGATGTGCCAACCAATGCAAACATATAGTGAGTGCTCACTATAATGTCATCTGCAATTAATTATGGTATATTTCACTCACAAAACTCGGAAACTCCACATTCTGAAAGGGACCTTCACATGAGTGTGTGGCTGGatctgtgtgtggatctgtTTATGGGTCTGTCTGCAGTCCAAATGTTGCTAATAACAATTAGCACACAAACTGCTTTGGGGTCATCATGATTGACACCAGCAAAGAATagcttttttttaatggctACTCCACCCGCTCTTGCCCTGCAGGTACGCATGCATACTCAATGCAGTACACGTTAGCCTGAGAAGCTATCAAGCAGGCACATTTCCGCATTGTCTGTTGGTTCCAGTAATGAGATTACCTTGCCAGAGGCCTCAGGCACCATTGAGAGAATGTTGCGGGTACTTTATTAGAAAAGCTGATTCCTTTAACGCTCGAAGCATCTACCTGTTTGAACTTTAATGGTGACTCCGAGCTCTGAGGCGTATTCTGTTCTGAACAGAACTACACTTGATTAAGCAATACACTATTCAGAGACCTATACAGCCCTTCCCACTGAGGGCTCATAACCTACCAGTTTTATCAGAGAACTTACTCTTGGGGGATTGGACAGCGTTTTGCTTTCATAATTGGGACTGCACTATTTTATCAAACGTAATTCTCAGATTCAGAGATAGAGAATGCCACAGTGAGTAATTAAAAGAAAGAGATTTTAATATATTGCCATTTtacgcacatacacaatccTCAATGGACAAGATAACCGGTTTATTTCGATTGAAGGTTTGACCGTTTTAGCACATTGCTGTCATTTTAACCTGATGGGCTGCGTGCACTTTATGACGAAAACCAAAGCGATAAGTCTCTGCTTGGCAgagtgtaataataatatatttttgaaaataaatgtatgcctggtgtgaatgaaataaaaaggcaGGTGTTAAACGATTGCACCACGCAAGCCAGCAGTGAAAAGGGTACGAGAGTAGTGGGGGAGAATAATGGGTTGTCACAGTCTATGCGAGTTCATTTCTCCCACCCTCAGCTCAGTACACACTTACAGTGGGGTTCAGAGCACCGCACAGAGTACTTCTTCTGTTTGAGATAAGCCATCTGCAGATGGCAGTCAAATGGGATCTGAAGCCATTTTACTCAATTATTCTTTGCTGTCTTCTTTACATTAAATTCCCACTCTGGTTTACACCCAAATACAGAGCAATCGCACATTTTTGTTCTAATAtggaaaatatgcatttttcaaCCGCCAATGATATCAGTTGTTGCTACTTCAGATACCCAATTTCTTCACATATTGTATAACATGCtaacaaattataaataaatagcaaatatttatatgaaattGGAACAAATTAACACATATTTGACATATAGCAGAGAGAATATTGATAGATTACTATAAAGTGGTAAACACAGTGCTACTTTTACACAGTTGTGAGTTCACATATTTTACTGCATATTTCCAATATTCTGCTTCCTATATTCAACCTCTTGAGATCAGTTTTTTTAAAGACGTgcctaacattacattacgccATTCAAAAACATGTCATACTATGTTGGATCAgttagcactaattacccgggagaacaGAAAACCAGGCCTGGATTTGGATTTAAGGGCCAAAGTTGATGATCCTTGCTTTTGTCATTACACTATGGGGTCTAATCTTGGCTAATTGTCCAAAAGGGGGCAGCAACACATGTTTCATGGGACaggacaaacaaacatacaatatGAAAGCTTTGGAACACACTGATTGAAGAGGCTATTTATATAttggatgaaaatgaaattacagtTTACATATATTAAATTTTGTCTCCttggcagtctctctctctctttctctccctctatcaccCTCTCTATCATCCCTTCCTCTCATTATCTCCCTATTTTTCTGACTCTACcaccctctcttttctctcactatcatccctttctctctctcattctctctgtctctccctctctctctctctctctctctctctctctctccctcccccccttccaccaccctgctcccccccccccgcccaaacCCCACCGTTACATTTTCTTGGCCTTCACGAAGAAGATCCCGCTGACGTcgtccacccccaccctcatgTCCGGGGGCAAGGTGTAGGTGCTGAGGTGGATCAGGGCGTAGCCGTTCTCCCGGAGGCTGGTGCAGACCTGGGCCTCGTCCAGAGGCACCACGGGGATGCGGACCCCCGGCCCCGCCATGTAGTAGCTCTCCCCCAGGGCCCCGATGAGGAGCAGGTGGCCCCCGGGCTTCAGCAGGCCCGACATGTGGCCCAGAGCCCGCGTGAAGGAGGCCAGGTCCGGGCTCACGCTCTCCAGGCAGAAGGAGGACACCAGGCAGTCGGCTCCAGGGGTCGGCAGAGCGCCGAGCGGAAGGGGCAGAGGCTGGTGCACGTCGATGGGCAGGATCTCCGTGACTACAGAGCGTAGGCGCGTTGCCTTCTCCTGCCACGCCGAGGGACTGACGGGAAGAGTGGGacaggggggtgtgggtgggaggcGTAACTACAAATTAATTTATCGGGCACAGAAATTTGCTTTGCGATATTTCACACCTCCACTCTGAATTGCGAATTAAGAAGGACGTACAGTATATCAATGAACACTGAAATGCTTCAGCTGCCATCTGAGTAAACTgtaaagattacatttttataaatcatTTATTACATACGTGTCATCTTTCCATCACTGATATTATTAATGGAATATACAGTAAGAATACAACTGCCTGAATTTAATACGAGGTTTATGCAAACCGTATAATGTTCGGATAACATTTTTTATGTGCATCAGCATTTTGATTGATATTGTTTTGGACTGGTTATGTAATTGTTTACCTTACATATTCAGTTTCCACAGCAGGAAGAGATTGAGAGGAACAGAAAAGGGCAAAGAGTTTTTTTGAGAGAGACAATTTTGAAGATTTATATTGAAAAGCAGTAGGCAATTACCTGATAATAATGAATAGAACGGAAAATAATACTCGGCATAAGCAGAAAGTAGGAATTGCTGTATGTTTGCCCCATGGCTCTTCCAATCAATGTgcgtgggttgtgtgtgtgtctatatttgGGTTTAGGGTACCCAGCGCTCCCAGAATGTCTCACCTGCGCCCCTCTAGCTTGCAGACATGCTTCAGGTAGGGGGTCCAGTCGAAactgccctcctcctccctcagccAGCGCCTCAGCTCCCTGCGGTTCACATCCAGGAAGTCGGTCAGCACCACCC from Conger conger chromosome 2, fConCon1.1, whole genome shotgun sequence encodes the following:
- the LOC133111336 gene encoding phenylethanolamine N-methyltransferase, whose translation is MDGGRAKGKDQGVVDGVAAMAHCYQEFNPKAYLQYNYTPPRADFSRADSIVPWKLGCLHRAFTEGDVGGETLVDVGSGPTLYQVLSGCELFGRVVLTDFLDVNRRELRRWLREEEGSFDWTPYLKHVCKLEGRSPSAWQEKATRLRSVVTEILPIDVHQPLPLPLGALPTPGADCLVSSFCLESVSPDLASFTRALGHMSGLLKPGGHLLLIGALGESYYMAGPGVRIPVVPLDEAQVCTSLRENGYALIHLSTYTLPPDMRVGVDDVSGIFFVKAKKM